The Setaria viridis chromosome 6, Setaria_viridis_v4.0, whole genome shotgun sequence genome contains a region encoding:
- the LOC140223070 gene encoding F-box/LRR-repeat protein At3g58900-like isoform X4, whose translation MEEYAAGKLRRLVHPRGVSDALGPSSSFHLEDLPEEIQLVVLSLLPLKEAARTSIISRNWRMLWTHFPNLCFDGANDQSTNDDSIKIESAVFIETVNSIIQQHGGIGLNKFSIRCSLRDNSSDHIDRWIRFATASKAKIIDMNLWPKRNNVGPTRNVYRFPLEALDAQDGPFIRSLFLTNVSIEPHLVICGFMRLKKLHLHCVHIIGDLPGLLLNCSSLEDLELITCSGVTDLNIPHQLDKLNHLLIRSNICVQMVEFHVPDLSHFEYQGDVIPIVLHGRPTLEEYFHSEGAKRAYTNDGRSTSLILTDVLCCGGW comes from the exons ATGGAGGAGTACGCGGCGGGCAAGCTGAGGAGGCTGGTGCACCCCCGCGGCGTCAGCGATGCACTcggcccttcctcctccttccacctGGAGGATCTCCCCGAG GAAATTCAACTTGTTGTATTGTCGCTGCTGCCACTAAAAGAGGCTGCAAGGACAAGCATTATTTCGAGAAACTGGAGAATGCTCTGGACACATTTCCCTAACCTTTGCTTTGATGGCGCCAACGACCAGTCCACTAATGATGATAGTATCAAAATAGAAAGCGCAGTGTTCATCGAGACAGTAAATTCTATTATTCAGCAGCACGGTGGAATAGGGCTCAATAAGTTCAGCATCAGGTGCAGCCTTCGGGACAACTCCTCAGATCATATTGATAGGTGGATTCGCTTTGCAACTGCATCAAAGGCTAAGATTATTGATATGAACCTGTGGCCGAAGAGGAATAATGTAGGACCAACCAGAAATGTTTATCGCTTCCCTCTTGAGGCTTTAGATGCTCAAGATGGCCCTTTTATCCGATCCTTGTTTCTCACCAATGTTTCTATAGAGCCACACTTGGTTATTTGTGGCTTTATGAGACTCAAGAAGCTTCATTTGCACTGTGTTCATATAATTGGAGATCTTCCAGGCTTGCTATTAAATTGTTCTAGTCTTGAGGACTTGGAGCTCATCACCTGCTCCGGTGTAACTGATCTGAATATACCACACCAACTCGATAAACTTAATCATTTGCTAATTCGTTCCAATATATGTGTCCAGATGGTTGAGTTTCATGTTCCTGATCTTTCTCATTTCGAGTACCAAGGTGATGTAATTCCTATAGTGCTTCATGGTCGCCCAACACTAGAGGAG TATTTCCACAGCGAAGGTGCTAAACGTGCATACACAAATGATGGAAGATCGACCAGTCTGATCCTCACAG ATGTCTTATGTTGTGGCGGGTGGTAG
- the LOC140223070 gene encoding F-box/LRR-repeat protein At3g58900-like isoform X3: MEEYAAGKLRRLVHPRGVSDALGPSSSFHLEDLPEEIQLVVLSLLPLKEAARTSIISRNWRMLWTHFPNLCFDGANDQSTNDDSIKIESAVFIETVNSIIQQHGGIGLNKFSIRCSLRDNSSDHIDRWIRFATASKAKIIDMNLWPKRNNVGPTRNVYRFPLEALDAQDGPFIRSLFLTNVSIEPHLVICGFMRLKKLHLHCVHIIGDLPGLLLNCSSLEDLELITCSGVTDLNIPHQLDKLNHLLIRSNICVQMVEFHVPDLSHFEYQGDVIPIVLHGRPTLEEYFHSEGAKRAYTNDGRSTSLILTGVQITTLDFCCWLTI, encoded by the exons ATGGAGGAGTACGCGGCGGGCAAGCTGAGGAGGCTGGTGCACCCCCGCGGCGTCAGCGATGCACTcggcccttcctcctccttccacctGGAGGATCTCCCCGAG GAAATTCAACTTGTTGTATTGTCGCTGCTGCCACTAAAAGAGGCTGCAAGGACAAGCATTATTTCGAGAAACTGGAGAATGCTCTGGACACATTTCCCTAACCTTTGCTTTGATGGCGCCAACGACCAGTCCACTAATGATGATAGTATCAAAATAGAAAGCGCAGTGTTCATCGAGACAGTAAATTCTATTATTCAGCAGCACGGTGGAATAGGGCTCAATAAGTTCAGCATCAGGTGCAGCCTTCGGGACAACTCCTCAGATCATATTGATAGGTGGATTCGCTTTGCAACTGCATCAAAGGCTAAGATTATTGATATGAACCTGTGGCCGAAGAGGAATAATGTAGGACCAACCAGAAATGTTTATCGCTTCCCTCTTGAGGCTTTAGATGCTCAAGATGGCCCTTTTATCCGATCCTTGTTTCTCACCAATGTTTCTATAGAGCCACACTTGGTTATTTGTGGCTTTATGAGACTCAAGAAGCTTCATTTGCACTGTGTTCATATAATTGGAGATCTTCCAGGCTTGCTATTAAATTGTTCTAGTCTTGAGGACTTGGAGCTCATCACCTGCTCCGGTGTAACTGATCTGAATATACCACACCAACTCGATAAACTTAATCATTTGCTAATTCGTTCCAATATATGTGTCCAGATGGTTGAGTTTCATGTTCCTGATCTTTCTCATTTCGAGTACCAAGGTGATGTAATTCCTATAGTGCTTCATGGTCGCCCAACACTAGAGGAG TATTTCCACAGCGAAGGTGCTAAACGTGCATACACAAATGATGGAAGATCGACCAGTCTGATCCTCACAG GGGTCCAAATAACCACGCTAGACTTCTGCTGCTGGCTCACTATTTAG
- the LOC140223070 gene encoding F-box/LRR-repeat protein At3g58900-like isoform X1 — MEEYAAGKLRRLVHPRGVSDALGPSSSFHLEDLPEEIQLVVLSLLPLKEAARTSIISRNWRMLWTHFPNLCFDGANDQSTNDDSIKIESAVFIETVNSIIQQHGGIGLNKFSIRCSLRDNSSDHIDRWIRFATASKAKIIDMNLWPKRNNVGPTRNVYRFPLEALDAQDGPFIRSLFLTNVSIEPHLVICGFMRLKKLHLHCVHIIGDLPGLLLNCSSLEDLELITCSGVTDLNIPHQLDKLNHLLIRSNICVQMVEFHVPDLSHFEYQGDVIPIVLHGRPTLEEVTLKFHKALFDRDNNRALSHAITGIPSISTAKVLNVHTQMMEDRPV, encoded by the exons ATGGAGGAGTACGCGGCGGGCAAGCTGAGGAGGCTGGTGCACCCCCGCGGCGTCAGCGATGCACTcggcccttcctcctccttccacctGGAGGATCTCCCCGAG GAAATTCAACTTGTTGTATTGTCGCTGCTGCCACTAAAAGAGGCTGCAAGGACAAGCATTATTTCGAGAAACTGGAGAATGCTCTGGACACATTTCCCTAACCTTTGCTTTGATGGCGCCAACGACCAGTCCACTAATGATGATAGTATCAAAATAGAAAGCGCAGTGTTCATCGAGACAGTAAATTCTATTATTCAGCAGCACGGTGGAATAGGGCTCAATAAGTTCAGCATCAGGTGCAGCCTTCGGGACAACTCCTCAGATCATATTGATAGGTGGATTCGCTTTGCAACTGCATCAAAGGCTAAGATTATTGATATGAACCTGTGGCCGAAGAGGAATAATGTAGGACCAACCAGAAATGTTTATCGCTTCCCTCTTGAGGCTTTAGATGCTCAAGATGGCCCTTTTATCCGATCCTTGTTTCTCACCAATGTTTCTATAGAGCCACACTTGGTTATTTGTGGCTTTATGAGACTCAAGAAGCTTCATTTGCACTGTGTTCATATAATTGGAGATCTTCCAGGCTTGCTATTAAATTGTTCTAGTCTTGAGGACTTGGAGCTCATCACCTGCTCCGGTGTAACTGATCTGAATATACCACACCAACTCGATAAACTTAATCATTTGCTAATTCGTTCCAATATATGTGTCCAGATGGTTGAGTTTCATGTTCCTGATCTTTCTCATTTCGAGTACCAAGGTGATGTAATTCCTATAGTGCTTCATGGTCGCCCAACACTAGAGGAGGTAACCCTCAAGTTTCACAAGGCATTATTTGACCGAGACAATAATAGAGCATTGAGTCATGCCATCACTGGAATTCCCAGTATTTCCACAGCGAAGGTGCTAAACGTGCATACACAAATGATGGAAGATCGACCAGTCTGA
- the LOC140223070 gene encoding F-box/LRR-repeat protein At3g58900-like isoform X2: MEEYAAGKLRRLVHPRGVSDALGPSSSFHLEDLPEEIQLVVLSLLPLKEAARTSIISRNWRMLWTHFPNLCFDGANDQSTNDDSIKIESAVFIETVNSIIQQHGGIGLNKFSIRCSLRDNSSDHIDRWIRFATASKAKIIDMNLWPKRNNVGPTRNVYRFPLEALDAQDGPFIRSLFLTNVSIEPHLVICGFMRLKKLHLHCVHIIGDLPGLLLNCSSLEDLELITCSGVTDLNIPHQLDKLNHLLIRSNICVQMVEFHVPDLSHFEYQGDVIPIVLHGRPTLEEYFHSEGAKRAYTNDGRSTSLILTGAQVDKTGMHVFEFEASDL, translated from the exons ATGGAGGAGTACGCGGCGGGCAAGCTGAGGAGGCTGGTGCACCCCCGCGGCGTCAGCGATGCACTcggcccttcctcctccttccacctGGAGGATCTCCCCGAG GAAATTCAACTTGTTGTATTGTCGCTGCTGCCACTAAAAGAGGCTGCAAGGACAAGCATTATTTCGAGAAACTGGAGAATGCTCTGGACACATTTCCCTAACCTTTGCTTTGATGGCGCCAACGACCAGTCCACTAATGATGATAGTATCAAAATAGAAAGCGCAGTGTTCATCGAGACAGTAAATTCTATTATTCAGCAGCACGGTGGAATAGGGCTCAATAAGTTCAGCATCAGGTGCAGCCTTCGGGACAACTCCTCAGATCATATTGATAGGTGGATTCGCTTTGCAACTGCATCAAAGGCTAAGATTATTGATATGAACCTGTGGCCGAAGAGGAATAATGTAGGACCAACCAGAAATGTTTATCGCTTCCCTCTTGAGGCTTTAGATGCTCAAGATGGCCCTTTTATCCGATCCTTGTTTCTCACCAATGTTTCTATAGAGCCACACTTGGTTATTTGTGGCTTTATGAGACTCAAGAAGCTTCATTTGCACTGTGTTCATATAATTGGAGATCTTCCAGGCTTGCTATTAAATTGTTCTAGTCTTGAGGACTTGGAGCTCATCACCTGCTCCGGTGTAACTGATCTGAATATACCACACCAACTCGATAAACTTAATCATTTGCTAATTCGTTCCAATATATGTGTCCAGATGGTTGAGTTTCATGTTCCTGATCTTTCTCATTTCGAGTACCAAGGTGATGTAATTCCTATAGTGCTTCATGGTCGCCCAACACTAGAGGAG TATTTCCACAGCGAAGGTGCTAAACGTGCATACACAAATGATGGAAGATCGACCAGTCTGATCCTCACAG GTGCACAAGTTGACAAGACCGGCATGcatgtttttgaatttgaggCATCTGACTTGTAG
- the LOC117859533 gene encoding uncharacterized protein, with product MATPSPGVLPLRALLVALPLLSLIIIFQLLHRPAPLPPPLRTHAHTQRRAEAEEEVSVNSPSSTTSPASRHRSEPEPTSLRHVVFGIASSRRTLPLRLRLLRLWLRPPARAFLFLDAALPAPPDLPSGVALRVSADASRFPYTHPRGLPSAVRVARIAGELVSALDREEEGLSRRRPPPQWLVLADDDTAFVLPNLLRALRRYDHREPWYLGARSESAAQNAWHGFAMAYGGAGIAVSWPLARRLARSLDSCVLRYPHLYGSDARIYACLAELGVELTHEPGFHQIDLHGDISGLLRAHPLSPLVSLHHLDNVYPLYPGMDRTRAMKHFFRAANADPARILQQTVCYDSKRSLTVSIAWGYSVQVFKGNILLPDLLAVQKTFVPWKRGRNVTDVYMFNTKHVPRDECKRGALFFLKSISSGEGKTQTTYNRQPPRKCLPDLIPLKNLSLIKVTAEQLQLIPGKALKRHCCDIVPSSSDTTMDVNIRKCKDDELIAMHS from the exons atGGCGACCCCATCGCCCGGCGTCCTCCCCCTCCGCGCGCTCCTCGTCgcgctccccctcctctccctcatcatcatcttccagctcctccaccgcccggctcccctgcccccgccgctccgGACCCACGCCCACACCCAGCGCcgcgccgaggcggaggaggaggtgtccGTTAATTCCCCATCATCCACAACGTCCCCGGCGTCGCGGCATCGATCGGAGCCGGAGCCGACGTCCCTGCGCCACGTGGTGTTCGGCatcgcctcctcccgccgcacgctgccgctccggctccggctcctccgccTCTGGCTCCGTCCCCCGGCTcgcgccttcctcttcctcgacgccgcgctccccgcgccgccggaccTCCCGAGCGGCGTCGCGCTCCGCGTCTCCGCCGACGCGTCCCGCTTCCCCTACACGCACCCGCGGGGCCTCCCCTCGGCCGTCCGCGTCGCGCGCATCGCGGGGGAGCTCGTCTCCGCGCTCGACCGCGAAGAGGAGGgcctcagccgccgccgcccgccgccgcagtgGCTCGTGCTCGCCGACGACGACACCGCCTTCGTGCTCCCGAACCTGCTCCGCGCCCTCCGCAGGTACGACCACCGCGAGCCCTGGTACCTCGGCGCGCGCTCCGAGTCCGCGGCGCAGAACGCCTGGCACGGCTTCGCCATGGCAtacggcggcgccggcatcgCCGTCAGCTggcccctcgcgcgccgcctcgcccgctccCTCGACTCCTGCGTCCTCAGGTACCCGCACCTCTACGGCAGCGACGCCAGGATCTACGCCTGCCTCGCCGAGCTCGGCGTCgagctcacccacgagccaggCTTCCACCAG ATTGACCTTCATGGGGATATTTCTGGCCTGCTAAGAGCACATCCACTTTCTCCTTTAGTTTCACTGCACCACCTTGATAATGTGTATCCTCTTTACCCTGGTATGGACCGGACAAGAGCAATGAAACATTTCTTCAGGGCTGCTAATGCTGATCCAGCGAGGATCCTGCAACAAACAGTGTGTTATGACAGCAAAAGATCCCTTACAGTATCAATCGCATGGGGCTATTCAGTTCAGGTGTTCAAAGGCAATATTCTGCTCCCTGACCTCCTTGCTGTGCAGAAAACATTTGTGCCATGGAAAAGGGGTCGCAATGTTACAGATGTCTATATGTTTAACACCAAACATGTTCCCAGAGATGAGTGCAAAAGAGGAGCTCTTTTCTTTCTGAAAAGCATTTCTTCGGGGGAAGGCAAGACACAAACCACTTACAATAGACAGCCACCGAGAAAATGCTTGCCTGACTTGATACCATTGAAGAATCTAAGTCTGATAAAAGTGACGGCTGAACAACTGCAACTGATTCCTGGGAAG GCCTTAAAACGGCATTGTTGTGACATTGTACCTTCTTCATCTGATACCACCATGGATGTTAACATCAGAAAATGCAAAGATGATGAGTTGATCGCGATGCATTCATAG